A window of Natranaeroarchaeum aerophilus contains these coding sequences:
- a CDS encoding NAD-dependent epimerase/dehydratase family protein, which translates to MDDHVLVIGGTRFIGRHTVEEFLAHDYEVTVFNRGTHENPFADTEAVSHQQGDRTDDADLAEAAALDPDVVIDCVAYKPREVRTATRVFDDVDAYVYISSGSAYGDEDIPKREGETRLCECTDEQAVDDSPASYGPRKAEGDRAVFAAAERGVNAMSVRPCIVYGPHDYTARTDYWIDRVLNHDRVLVPGDGSNVWHRVSVSAVAEALRVVAEEGEPGEAYNVGDRRMLTLGETVELISETLAEAGVDEADVEVVTAGERELASAGIGMEEFPLYRSYPHVLSTAKLAALGWDPISVEEGYRRAVEDHLDSDRTGRENGPDRADTERVLAVLDTL; encoded by the coding sequence ATGGACGATCACGTACTCGTTATCGGCGGGACGCGTTTTATCGGGCGACACACAGTCGAGGAGTTTCTGGCACACGACTACGAGGTGACGGTGTTCAACCGCGGGACCCACGAGAACCCGTTTGCCGATACCGAAGCCGTATCCCACCAGCAGGGCGACAGAACCGACGACGCCGATCTCGCGGAGGCCGCGGCGCTCGATCCGGACGTCGTGATCGACTGTGTGGCGTACAAACCACGCGAGGTCCGGACGGCGACACGCGTGTTCGACGATGTCGACGCGTACGTGTATATTTCCAGCGGCTCGGCCTACGGCGACGAGGATATTCCAAAGCGGGAGGGCGAAACCCGGCTCTGTGAGTGTACCGACGAGCAGGCGGTCGACGACTCCCCTGCGAGCTACGGCCCGCGAAAGGCCGAAGGTGATCGCGCCGTGTTTGCCGCCGCAGAACGGGGCGTCAACGCGATGAGCGTCCGGCCCTGCATCGTCTACGGCCCCCACGACTACACCGCCCGGACCGACTACTGGATCGACCGCGTGCTCAATCACGACCGCGTACTCGTACCGGGCGACGGCTCGAACGTCTGGCATCGCGTCTCCGTCTCGGCGGTCGCCGAGGCCCTCCGCGTCGTCGCCGAGGAGGGCGAGCCGGGCGAGGCGTACAACGTCGGCGACCGCCGGATGCTCACGCTCGGCGAGACGGTCGAGCTGATCTCGGAGACGCTGGCCGAGGCCGGCGTGGACGAGGCTGACGTCGAGGTCGTTACCGCGGGCGAGCGCGAACTGGCCAGTGCCGGGATCGGGATGGAGGAGTTCCCGCTGTACCGATCCTATCCGCACGTCCTCTCAACGGCGAAACTCGCCGCTCTGGGCTGGGATCCGATCAGCGTGGAAGAGGGGTACCGGCGTGCAGTCGAGGACCACCTCGACAGCGATCGTACGGGCCGGGAGAACGGGCCGGACAGAGCCGATACGGAGCGGGTGCTTGCCGTGCTCGATACGCTATGA
- a CDS encoding NAD(P)-dependent glycerol-1-phosphate dehydrogenase: protein MFDKSTWIRLPRNVLVGHGVLDQTAEAIEELHLRGQPLIVTSPTPYELAGDRIESQFASWDEEPAVVVVEEASFAAIERVIQRARDVDPGFLIGLGGGKAIDIAKMASDDVGRGFVSVPTVASHDGIVSNRGSVPEEGTRHSVAAEPPLAVVADTEILANAPWELTTAGCADIISNYTAVMDWRLAYRLKNAPYSQYAAALSEMTAEMLVGNADSIRPSLEESSWIVVKALVSSGVAMSIAGSSRPASGAEHLFSHQLDRIAPGRASHGHQVGVGSIMTAYLHGGENGLWREIRNALASIDAPTTAAELDLDDEEVIEALTTAHEIRDRYTILGDGIDETAAREVARQTDVI from the coding sequence ATGTTCGACAAATCGACGTGGATCCGCCTGCCCCGGAACGTCCTCGTCGGCCACGGCGTCCTCGACCAGACCGCAGAGGCCATCGAGGAGCTTCACCTGCGCGGCCAGCCGCTGATCGTCACCAGTCCGACGCCGTACGAACTCGCCGGCGACCGGATCGAATCCCAGTTCGCCTCGTGGGACGAGGAGCCCGCGGTCGTCGTCGTTGAGGAAGCCAGTTTCGCAGCGATCGAACGAGTGATCCAGCGCGCCCGCGATGTCGATCCGGGCTTTTTGATCGGCCTGGGCGGCGGGAAAGCCATCGACATCGCCAAGATGGCCAGCGACGACGTCGGGCGCGGGTTCGTCTCGGTGCCGACCGTCGCCAGCCACGACGGCATCGTCAGCAATCGGGGGTCGGTGCCCGAGGAGGGGACGCGCCACAGCGTCGCCGCGGAGCCGCCGCTGGCGGTCGTCGCCGACACCGAGATTCTGGCAAACGCCCCCTGGGAGCTGACGACCGCCGGCTGTGCGGACATCATCAGTAACTACACCGCCGTGATGGACTGGCGGCTCGCCTACCGGCTCAAGAACGCGCCCTACTCGCAGTACGCCGCCGCGCTCTCGGAGATGACCGCCGAGATGCTGGTGGGCAACGCCGATTCGATCCGCCCCAGCCTCGAAGAGTCCTCGTGGATCGTCGTCAAAGCCCTGGTCTCCTCGGGCGTCGCCATGAGCATCGCCGGCTCTTCGCGCCCCGCCAGCGGCGCGGAACACCTCTTTTCCCACCAGCTCGATCGGATCGCGCCCGGCCGCGCGAGTCACGGCCATCAGGTCGGGGTCGGCTCGATCATGACCGCCTACCTGCACGGCGGCGAGAACGGCCTCTGGCGTGAGATTCGGAACGCGCTGGCGAGCATCGATGCGCCGACGACTGCCGCGGAACTCGACCTCGACGACGAGGAGGTGATCGAGGCGCTGACGACCGCTCACGAGATTCGCGATCGGTATACGATCCTCGGCGACGGCATCGACGAGACGGCCGCACGGGAAGTGGCTCGGCAGACCGACGTGATCTGA
- a CDS encoding DUF4397 domain-containing protein, whose product MLAGTGAAALLSATGVSLADEHEDDEDNDLDEDDPMFAAVNTVHASPDAPEVDVYVNGARVLESVAFRDISDYLVLLEGEYQVQVVPVENNGVDDENDNGVGEDDNGVGEDEDDNGFSDNDEEDDDVGMDDEEDDDVGMDDDETDVDVDEEAVIDEQIDVAAGVATAAVVGEVDEGAEQELELLVLDVDIDDLNDDESRVRAVHASPDAPEVDIVADDDPLVEGLGFGDFETFDVEAGEYSLEVREAGEDESVADFDVTLDAGVAYSAFAVGYLEDEDDDNGIGDNDEDDDNGFGDNNDNDTGDDADTGFDLLLNIDALTPQAEIEEMPEEDDNGIEDEDDNGIGDEEDDNGIDDEEDDNGIGDEDDDNGIGDDDDDNGVGDDDDDNGVGDDDEDDDNGIFDDDEDDDGI is encoded by the coding sequence GTGCTCGCAGGCACCGGCGCGGCGGCACTGCTATCGGCGACCGGCGTATCGCTCGCAGACGAACATGAGGACGACGAGGACAACGACCTTGACGAGGATGATCCGATGTTCGCTGCGGTAAACACGGTTCATGCCTCACCCGATGCACCGGAGGTTGATGTGTACGTAAACGGCGCTCGCGTTCTCGAAAGCGTCGCGTTCCGCGACATCAGCGATTACCTGGTCCTGCTCGAGGGGGAGTATCAGGTGCAGGTCGTCCCCGTCGAGAACAACGGTGTCGATGACGAGAATGACAACGGAGTCGGTGAGGACGACAACGGTGTCGGCGAGGACGAGGATGACAACGGCTTCAGTGACAACGACGAGGAAGACGACGATGTCGGGATGGACGACGAGGAAGACGACGATGTCGGGATGGACGATGACGAAACCGATGTCGATGTCGATGAAGAGGCCGTCATCGACGAGCAGATCGACGTTGCCGCTGGCGTCGCAACCGCCGCGGTCGTCGGGGAAGTTGATGAAGGGGCCGAACAGGAGCTCGAACTTCTCGTGCTCGACGTCGATATCGACGACCTGAATGACGACGAGAGCCGGGTTCGCGCGGTCCACGCCTCACCCGATGCACCGGAGGTCGACATTGTCGCCGACGATGACCCCCTCGTCGAGGGGCTCGGGTTTGGCGACTTCGAGACCTTCGATGTCGAGGCGGGCGAGTACTCCCTCGAAGTTCGTGAAGCGGGCGAGGACGAGTCGGTTGCGGACTTCGACGTGACACTGGACGCGGGTGTCGCCTACTCGGCGTTTGCCGTCGGCTACCTCGAGGACGAGGACGACGACAACGGAATCGGCGACAACGATGAAGACGACGACAACGGCTTCGGTGACAACAACGACAACGACACTGGTGACGACGCCGATACAGGCTTTGACCTGTTGCTAAACATCGACGCTCTCACTCCTCAAGCGGAGATCGAGGAGATGCCCGAGGAGGACGACAACGGCATCGAAGACGAGGACGACAACGGCATCGGTGACGAAGAGGACGATAACGGAATCGATGACGAAGAGGACGACAACGGCATCGGTGACGAAGACGACGACAACGGCATCGGTGACGACGATGATGACAACGGCGTTGGTGATGACGATGATGACAACGGCGTTGGTGATGACGATGAAGACGACGACAACGGGATCTTTGACGACGACGAAGACGACGACGGGATCTGA
- the gltB gene encoding glutamate synthase large subunit — protein MSEQRESITDRSRGLADPTDERSNCGVGVVMDLDDGNSHDVVADGVELLENLEHRGTTGAEENTGDGAGVMLQTPRKFFSEVVDAELPDRYAVGSVFLPKDDDAQSALKTFVESELAEYDLDVVHWRSVPTDNSDIGKTALDSEPATWQCFVTPSTDITDETFDSRLYAARRRLENRVEAESPDGSDRFYVCSLDRQTLVYKGLLKGDQVGEYFPDLHDERVESTFAMVHARFSTNTLGAWHLAHPYRNIIHNGEFNTIQGNINWMRARETDLESDRLGEEIETLKPIINDPEQSDTASVDNALELLLEDGRDLPHALRMLVPEAWRGDESMSQGRKDWYDFHASLVEPWDGPALVCATDGERVGAVLDRNGLRPCRYDVTTDNTLIMASEAGALEPDFGNIEERGRLQPGQLFLADPAEGRVIPDDEVFDDLTDEKYGEWVDDQQVHIGDIADLDDLVPRNDIEELRSQQATQGYSHDELENMIEPMMKDGKDPVGSMGDDTPLSVLSDYNRPLFSYFKQLFAQVTNPPLDYIREELVTSLESRIGHQRNLLEESPAHARQLVVDSPILTDAETAAIKESDREGLSTAVVDITYERGTDLREAVEDVRAEAEAAIEAGNEILVLSDRSTGPDRVPIPALLATGAVHHHLVRNGLRNHAGLVVESAGPRQVHHFATLIGYGADAVDPYLAYRTIDDIVAGEDGADIAEAVDAYVGAVEDGLLKTMAKMGISTVESYQGAQIFEAVGLDSDFVAEYFEGTEARTEGIGIEEIELDLTDRHKNAWDEEPKIDRYGEFEHRSNGIHHQWNPDTVGKLQQSVRSGDYERYREFAAEINEQQETLQTLRGLIEFETDERESIPVENVEPVHEIVQRFSTAAMSLGSLSPEAHENNSIAMNRLGGKSNSGEGGEPPERFGTEKECNVKQVASGRFGVTSHYLSEADELQIKMAQGSKPGEGGHLPGMKVNEMIAHVRYATPGVGLISPPPLHDIYSIEDLKQLIHDLKASSPDADINVKLVSEAGIGTIAAGVAKANADVVHISGHSGGTGASPRTSIKNAGLPWELGLAEANQMLVETDLRDRIRVSADGGMKTGRDVAVAALLGAEEYIFGTASLVTSGCVMARQCHKNTCPVGVATQREELRNRFPGEPENVINYMTFIAQELREIMAELGFETVDEMIGRVDMLDQRTDVDHPKAKKVDLSEVLVEPNGDQRRKTREQTHEVDEQLDHDLIEAAEPALETGEPVALETEISNADRAVGATLSNAVSTEYGGEGLPEDTIDIDLHGTAGQSFGAFLADGVSMRLTGSANDYVGKGLSGGKLVVSTPPDAGYDPSENIAIGNVALYGATQGELYVNGTAGERFAVRNSGVKAVVEGVGDHGCEYMTGGVVAVLGDTGRNFAAGMSGGIAYVLDEDGEFPESVNRGMVSVKTELEDADIPMLRRLIENHAAYTDSEKAEWVLENWDDLLDSFVKIMPDAYARVLEDGADDVRETLPSSATPEASAATSGLASSDD, from the coding sequence ATGTCTGAGCAACGTGAATCGATTACGGACCGCTCGCGGGGACTCGCCGACCCCACTGACGAGCGGTCCAACTGCGGTGTAGGTGTCGTCATGGATCTCGACGACGGGAATTCACACGATGTCGTCGCTGACGGCGTCGAACTGCTGGAGAATCTCGAACATCGAGGGACGACCGGTGCTGAAGAGAATACTGGAGATGGGGCAGGCGTGATGCTTCAGACGCCCCGGAAATTCTTTTCCGAGGTCGTCGACGCCGAACTGCCCGACAGGTACGCGGTCGGTTCGGTCTTCTTGCCGAAGGACGACGACGCGCAGTCAGCCCTGAAAACGTTCGTCGAGAGCGAACTCGCCGAGTACGACCTCGATGTCGTCCACTGGCGCTCCGTGCCAACGGACAACAGCGACATCGGCAAGACGGCACTCGACTCCGAGCCAGCAACGTGGCAGTGTTTCGTCACCCCGTCGACCGATATCACGGACGAGACGTTCGATTCGAGGCTCTACGCCGCCCGACGCCGACTCGAAAACCGTGTCGAAGCGGAATCGCCCGACGGGAGCGACCGATTTTACGTCTGCTCGCTCGACCGACAGACACTCGTCTACAAAGGACTGCTCAAGGGCGATCAGGTGGGCGAGTACTTCCCCGATCTGCACGACGAACGCGTTGAATCGACCTTTGCGATGGTTCACGCCCGGTTCTCTACGAATACGCTCGGTGCGTGGCATCTCGCACACCCCTACCGGAACATCATCCACAACGGCGAGTTCAACACCATTCAGGGCAACATCAACTGGATGCGCGCCCGCGAAACCGACCTCGAAAGTGATCGGCTGGGCGAGGAGATCGAGACGCTCAAGCCGATCATCAACGATCCCGAACAGTCGGACACGGCAAGCGTCGACAACGCGCTCGAACTCCTGCTCGAAGACGGGCGGGATCTCCCCCACGCGCTCCGGATGCTGGTGCCCGAGGCCTGGCGCGGCGACGAGAGCATGAGTCAGGGCCGCAAGGACTGGTACGATTTCCACGCCTCGCTGGTCGAGCCGTGGGACGGTCCGGCGCTGGTCTGTGCCACTGACGGCGAGCGAGTCGGCGCAGTACTCGACCGCAACGGCCTGCGTCCGTGCCGGTACGACGTGACGACCGACAATACGCTGATCATGGCCAGCGAGGCCGGGGCGCTCGAACCCGACTTCGGCAACATCGAAGAGCGTGGGCGACTCCAGCCTGGTCAGCTGTTCCTCGCCGACCCTGCAGAGGGTCGCGTCATCCCGGACGACGAGGTCTTCGACGACCTCACCGACGAGAAGTACGGCGAATGGGTCGACGACCAGCAGGTCCACATCGGCGATATCGCCGACCTCGACGATCTGGTTCCCCGAAACGATATCGAGGAGCTGCGATCCCAGCAGGCGACCCAGGGCTACAGCCACGACGAACTGGAGAACATGATCGAGCCGATGATGAAAGACGGCAAAGATCCCGTCGGCTCGATGGGCGATGACACGCCGCTGTCCGTCCTCTCGGATTACAACCGCCCCCTCTTCTCTTACTTCAAACAGCTGTTCGCGCAGGTGACGAACCCACCGCTGGACTACATCCGCGAGGAGCTCGTCACGAGCCTCGAAAGCCGGATCGGCCACCAGCGCAACCTGCTCGAGGAGTCGCCTGCACACGCACGACAACTGGTCGTCGACTCGCCGATCCTCACCGATGCCGAGACGGCAGCAATCAAGGAAAGCGACCGGGAGGGACTGTCGACGGCTGTCGTCGATATCACCTACGAGCGTGGGACCGACCTACGCGAGGCCGTCGAGGACGTCCGGGCGGAGGCCGAAGCCGCGATCGAGGCTGGCAACGAGATCCTCGTCCTCTCGGATCGCTCGACCGGTCCCGATCGGGTACCGATCCCGGCACTGCTGGCGACCGGTGCGGTCCATCACCACCTCGTACGGAACGGCCTGCGCAACCACGCCGGACTCGTCGTCGAGTCCGCCGGGCCGCGGCAGGTCCATCACTTCGCGACGCTGATCGGCTACGGCGCGGACGCGGTCGATCCCTACCTCGCCTACCGCACCATCGACGACATCGTGGCGGGTGAGGACGGCGCGGATATCGCCGAGGCTGTTGACGCCTACGTCGGTGCCGTCGAGGACGGCCTGCTGAAGACGATGGCGAAGATGGGTATCTCGACCGTCGAAAGCTACCAGGGTGCACAGATTTTCGAGGCCGTCGGGCTCGATTCGGATTTTGTCGCCGAGTACTTCGAGGGTACCGAAGCCCGTACCGAGGGGATCGGCATCGAGGAGATCGAACTGGATCTGACCGACCGACACAAAAACGCCTGGGACGAGGAGCCCAAAATCGACCGCTACGGCGAGTTCGAGCACCGCTCGAACGGGATCCACCACCAGTGGAACCCCGATACGGTCGGCAAGCTGCAACAATCCGTCCGCTCGGGCGATTACGAGCGCTACAGGGAGTTCGCCGCCGAGATCAACGAACAACAGGAAACCTTACAGACCCTTCGGGGCCTGATCGAATTCGAGACCGACGAACGCGAATCGATCCCCGTCGAGAACGTCGAGCCGGTCCACGAGATCGTCCAGCGATTCTCGACGGCGGCGATGAGCCTCGGCTCGCTCTCGCCGGAAGCCCACGAGAACAACTCGATCGCCATGAACCGGCTCGGCGGGAAGAGCAACTCGGGCGAGGGCGGCGAGCCGCCAGAACGCTTTGGCACCGAAAAGGAGTGCAACGTCAAACAGGTCGCCTCGGGTCGCTTCGGCGTTACCTCACATTACCTCTCGGAGGCCGACGAACTGCAGATCAAGATGGCGCAGGGCTCGAAACCCGGCGAGGGAGGTCACCTCCCCGGCATGAAGGTCAACGAGATGATCGCTCACGTTCGCTATGCGACCCCCGGCGTCGGTCTCATCTCGCCGCCGCCGCTGCACGATATCTACTCGATCGAGGATCTCAAACAGCTGATCCACGACCTCAAGGCGTCGAGTCCGGACGCCGACATCAATGTCAAACTCGTCTCGGAGGCGGGGATCGGCACCATCGCGGCGGGCGTCGCCAAGGCCAACGCCGACGTGGTCCACATCTCGGGTCACTCCGGCGGGACCGGCGCGAGCCCCCGTACCTCGATCAAGAACGCGGGCCTGCCGTGGGAGCTCGGCCTCGCCGAAGCCAATCAGATGCTGGTCGAGACTGACCTCCGGGACCGAATCCGCGTGAGCGCGGACGGCGGAATGAAGACCGGCCGTGACGTGGCCGTCGCAGCGCTGCTCGGTGCCGAGGAGTACATCTTCGGGACCGCCTCGCTCGTCACCTCGGGCTGTGTAATGGCCCGGCAGTGTCACAAGAACACCTGTCCGGTCGGCGTCGCCACCCAGCGCGAGGAGCTTCGGAACCGGTTCCCGGGAGAACCCGAGAACGTCATCAACTACATGACGTTTATCGCCCAGGAACTGCGCGAGATCATGGCCGAACTCGGCTTCGAGACCGTCGACGAGATGATCGGCCGCGTCGATATGCTCGACCAGCGCACGGATGTCGACCACCCCAAGGCCAAGAAGGTCGATCTCTCGGAGGTGCTCGTCGAGCCGAACGGCGACCAGCGCCGGAAGACCCGCGAGCAGACCCACGAGGTCGACGAACAGCTCGATCACGACCTGATCGAGGCCGCCGAGCCAGCCCTCGAAACGGGTGAACCGGTCGCTCTCGAAACCGAGATCTCGAACGCCGACCGCGCGGTCGGCGCGACGCTCTCGAACGCCGTCTCGACGGAATACGGCGGCGAAGGGCTGCCCGAGGATACGATCGACATCGACCTGCACGGCACCGCCGGACAGAGCTTCGGGGCCTTCCTCGCGGACGGCGTCTCGATGCGATTGACCGGGAGCGCAAACGACTACGTTGGCAAAGGGCTCTCCGGTGGTAAACTCGTCGTCTCGACGCCCCCAGACGCGGGGTACGATCCAAGTGAAAACATCGCGATCGGCAACGTCGCCCTCTACGGCGCGACGCAGGGCGAACTGTACGTCAACGGGACAGCTGGCGAACGCTTCGCGGTCCGGAACTCCGGTGTCAAAGCCGTCGTCGAAGGGGTCGGCGACCACGGCTGTGAGTACATGACCGGCGGTGTCGTTGCCGTACTCGGCGACACCGGCCGGAACTTTGCGGCTGGCATGTCCGGGGGAATCGCCTACGTGCTCGACGAGGACGGCGAGTTCCCCGAGTCGGTCAACCGTGGGATGGTCTCGGTCAAGACTGAACTGGAGGATGCGGACATCCCGATGCTCCGTCGCCTGATCGAAAACCACGCCGCCTACACGGACAGCGAAAAGGCGGAGTGGGTACTCGAAAACTGGGACGATCTGCTCGATTCGTTCGTCAAGATCATGCCCGACGCATACGCACGGGTGCTCGAAGACGGTGCCGACGACGTTCGTGAGACCCTCCCGTCCAGCGCGACGCCGGAAGCAAGCGCCGCGACCAGTGGGCTGGCGTCGAGCGACGACTAG
- a CDS encoding bacterio-opsin activator domain-containing protein, whose translation MIVEFSFDVSTLQAALTGASGMRVEMDHMSSTDTVSLRKFFWARGGDFGAFEDGLDSDPTVREPKRVIETDDSRYYRVIYQDDLPGVEAYHAVVELDGMVLDARTEGDGWNGRIRFPDRGALNEWCDRCEAVGLTVDVHAIYDQERHPPDNSYGLTSGQREALVTAAECGYFSIPRETSLSGVGDELGVSSQSASERLRRGMVTLIENTLEER comes from the coding sequence ATGATCGTTGAGTTTTCGTTTGATGTTTCTACGTTACAGGCGGCACTCACGGGGGCGTCGGGGATGAGAGTGGAGATGGACCACATGAGTTCGACCGACACTGTCTCGCTACGGAAGTTCTTCTGGGCCAGAGGGGGGGACTTCGGGGCGTTCGAGGACGGACTCGACTCCGATCCCACAGTCAGGGAACCGAAACGAGTTATCGAAACCGACGACAGCCGATATTACCGGGTGATCTATCAGGATGACCTTCCAGGTGTCGAAGCCTATCATGCGGTCGTCGAACTCGACGGAATGGTGCTCGACGCGCGTACAGAGGGAGATGGCTGGAACGGGCGGATTCGGTTCCCGGACCGTGGCGCGCTAAACGAGTGGTGTGACCGGTGTGAAGCCGTGGGGCTCACAGTGGACGTCCACGCGATCTACGATCAGGAACGTCACCCCCCCGACAACTCCTACGGACTCACGTCCGGCCAGCGCGAGGCACTCGTTACCGCGGCCGAGTGTGGCTACTTCTCGATTCCACGTGAGACGTCGCTGTCCGGTGTCGGCGATGAACTCGGCGTCTCAAGCCAGTCGGCGTCCGAACGGTTGCGTCGGGGGATGGTGACGCTGATCGAAAATACGCTCGAAGAGCGCTAG
- a CDS encoding PQQ-binding-like beta-propeller repeat protein, whose amino-acid sequence MTETIVDRRDILQGIGAGVVATAIPSMVTASTGATTDPTVYVLSKQFGGDTAEGSATLHALDAVTGENEWTYSINSRSDSAPIVVDGTVYFGSKKNDEAPATVHAVDAVTGTELWSFDGTTGGVDSPPTIADGMVYVSCRGGSSDEPGVYALDAESGSLQWTFDGNDTFVVAPTVVDGSVYIGDRDHNFYALDAATGDVEWQVEDLGYVQTSATVADGTVFVAGGGGFDGWLGALDAESGEVLWRSEHTWSIQTEPLVYDDVLYHGTSAGSLFALDAESGEVLWNYGQMTNLHGDPTLDDDTIYVGADDGDFGKVIAIDPEDGTEKWAVETSGRINASPTTADGIVYIGVYSFRNEGTTRYYALDSETGDEIWTVDMDSESNLSTGTFVENPESGSSAGSRANTGTLGHHGGWNGQMLGTADADDEADGGSGEETDDEANELDSEESDTGDDDVDQSDANRPSETQSDDGSPGFGIIGGLVSVGTAGYLTSRRDTGTDGPSNKTE is encoded by the coding sequence ATGACAGAGACAATAGTGGATCGTCGAGATATTTTACAGGGAATCGGTGCTGGAGTCGTTGCTACCGCAATCCCGTCAATGGTCACCGCGTCAACAGGCGCGACCACCGATCCGACTGTATACGTTCTCTCCAAACAGTTTGGAGGAGATACAGCTGAGGGATCGGCAACGCTCCACGCGCTGGACGCGGTAACCGGGGAGAACGAGTGGACGTACAGTATCAACAGCCGATCCGACTCCGCACCGATCGTCGTGGACGGAACAGTGTACTTCGGGTCGAAGAAGAACGATGAAGCACCTGCCACCGTCCACGCCGTCGACGCAGTGACAGGCACTGAACTGTGGTCGTTCGACGGGACCACCGGGGGAGTCGACTCACCACCGACAATCGCCGACGGGATGGTGTACGTCAGTTGCAGAGGCGGGAGTAGCGACGAACCGGGTGTGTATGCCCTCGACGCTGAGTCCGGGTCGCTTCAGTGGACGTTCGATGGTAACGATACGTTCGTAGTCGCACCCACGGTGGTCGACGGATCCGTCTATATCGGCGACCGGGATCACAACTTCTACGCGCTCGATGCGGCGACGGGCGACGTTGAGTGGCAAGTCGAGGACTTAGGTTACGTCCAGACATCGGCGACGGTCGCCGACGGGACCGTGTTCGTAGCGGGCGGTGGTGGGTTCGACGGCTGGTTGGGTGCACTCGACGCGGAGTCCGGTGAGGTATTGTGGCGCAGCGAGCACACTTGGTCTATCCAGACGGAACCACTCGTGTACGACGATGTCCTCTACCACGGCACCTCAGCAGGTAGCTTGTTCGCGCTCGACGCGGAGTCCGGTGAGGTGCTGTGGAACTACGGGCAGATGACGAATCTCCATGGCGATCCGACGCTGGACGACGACACGATCTACGTCGGGGCCGACGACGGAGACTTCGGGAAAGTGATTGCTATCGACCCCGAAGACGGCACCGAAAAGTGGGCAGTGGAGACGAGCGGCCGGATCAACGCGTCACCGACTACCGCGGATGGGATCGTCTACATCGGCGTCTACAGTTTCAGAAACGAGGGAACGACACGATACTACGCGCTCGACAGTGAGACAGGAGACGAGATCTGGACGGTCGACATGGACTCGGAAAGCAACCTCTCGACCGGCACGTTCGTCGAGAATCCCGAGAGCGGATCCAGTGCGGGGTCGCGGGCGAACACCGGAACGCTGGGCCACCATGGCGGGTGGAACGGTCAGATGCTCGGAACCGCCGATGCAGATGACGAAGCGGACGGCGGGTCGGGCGAGGAGACGGACGACGAGGCCAACGAACTCGATAGCGAGGAGAGTGATACTGGTGACGACGATGTCGACCAATCCGATGCGAACAGGCCGTCAGAAACGCAATCTGACGACGGTTCGCCCGGATTTGGAATCATCGGCGGGCTTGTGAGCGTCGGTACCGCCGGGTACCTGACGTCACGGCGAGACACGGGCACGGACGGGCCCTCCAACAAGACCGAATAA